A window of Deltaproteobacteria bacterium contains these coding sequences:
- the gtfA gene encoding sucrose phosphorylase, giving the protein MTLRNNIQLITYPDSLGANLLELHYVLRRFLRKAVGGVHLLPFYPSSADRGFAPLTYFEVDPTFGNWEDVERIGEEFDLMIDFMVNHISRQSLYFQDYFEKGDDSEFADMFLSFNKLSSTGEISEADLARVYTRKPRPPYTVIHRADGSREKVWCTFDYEQIDMDLQSPKTKEVLRSFLIHLARTNAKMIRMDAFAYATVRLGTDCFFLEPEVWHLLDWLKEYLSPFDTVMLPEVHEHHSYHLKIAAKGYWTYDFALPMLVLHTLYHHTSERLLKWLTICPRKQITTLDTHDGIGVVDVVDLLTPEEIERTLNGLDEKGANTRKIYSGPEYNNLDTYQVNCTYYSALECNDNAYLAARAIQFFTPGIPQVYYVGLLAGENDIALAEQTKNGRDINRHNYTLDEISRDIQKPVVERLLKLMVFRNRYPAFNGSLVIEEAPDDQLVLSWYDNPHRATLRVDLNTYLTVVEYYDADQARERSFKA; this is encoded by the coding sequence ATGACCTTACGCAATAACATTCAGCTGATCACATATCCGGATTCCCTGGGCGCGAATCTTCTGGAGCTGCATTACGTACTCAGGCGTTTTCTGCGCAAAGCGGTGGGGGGTGTGCACTTGTTGCCCTTTTACCCGTCTTCGGCCGATCGGGGATTTGCCCCCTTGACCTATTTCGAAGTCGACCCGACCTTCGGCAATTGGGAGGATGTTGAACGTATAGGCGAAGAATTCGACCTTATGATCGATTTCATGGTCAATCACATCAGCCGGCAGTCGCTCTATTTTCAGGATTATTTCGAGAAGGGGGATGATTCAGAATTCGCCGATATGTTTCTGAGTTTTAACAAGTTGAGTTCCACCGGTGAAATCAGCGAAGCGGATCTGGCCAGGGTTTATACCCGCAAACCCCGTCCGCCTTACACGGTAATCCACCGGGCCGACGGATCGCGCGAGAAGGTGTGGTGCACCTTCGACTACGAGCAGATCGATATGGACCTCCAATCACCCAAAACCAAGGAAGTCCTGCGCTCGTTCCTGATCCATCTGGCCCGGACCAATGCCAAAATGATCCGCATGGATGCATTTGCCTACGCAACCGTGCGGCTTGGAACCGACTGCTTTTTTCTGGAACCGGAGGTGTGGCATCTGCTCGACTGGCTGAAAGAGTACCTGAGCCCCTTCGACACGGTGATGCTCCCCGAGGTGCACGAGCATCACAGCTATCACCTGAAAATCGCCGCCAAGGGGTACTGGACATATGACTTCGCCCTTCCCATGCTCGTGCTGCATACCCTGTATCACCACACGAGCGAACGCCTGTTGAAGTGGCTGACCATCTGCCCACGGAAGCAGATCACCACCCTGGACACCCACGACGGCATCGGGGTGGTGGATGTGGTCGACCTGCTCACACCGGAAGAGATCGAACGCACACTGAATGGACTGGATGAGAAGGGGGCGAACACCAGGAAAATATACTCCGGACCGGAATACAACAATCTGGACACCTATCAGGTCAACTGCACCTACTACTCGGCTCTGGAGTGCAACGACAACGCCTATTTGGCCGCACGCGCCATACAATTCTTTACCCCCGGAATTCCGCAGGTCTACTATGTCGGCCTGCTGGCAGGCGAAAACGACATCGCACTGGCCGAACAAACCAAAAACGGTCGCGACATAAACCGGCACAACTACACGCTTGACGAAATCAGCCGTGACATTCAAAAGCCGGTAGTGGAACGGCTGCTGAAGCTCATGGTCTTCAGAAACCGCTACCCTGCCTTCAATGGGTCCCTCGTCATCGAAGAGGCCCCCGATGATCAGCTGGTGCTCAGCTGGTACGACAACCCCCACCGCGCTACCCTGAGGGTCGATCTGAACACCTACCTCACGGTTGTGGAATACTACGATGCCGACCAGGCTCGTGAACGTTCCTTCAAGGCGTAA
- a CDS encoding HAD-IIB family hydrolase yields the protein MKSANGLYVQLFSIHGLLRSENLELGHDADTGGQIKYVVELAKALEKREDVRKVELFTRLVGDKSVSEDYAQPIEKISEKCRIVRIQCGGRKYRRKELLWPYLDEYVDKSIKHIKRQEEIPDVVHGHYPDAGYVALQLSEIFGLPLIYTGHSLGRSKLSRLLNEGMSEKEIDIKFKIDHRIHTEEEILRKADLVITSTTQEIEGQYGLYQNKRLPRFKVLPPGLDIDKFYPYYHNSLPEYEKKEEELYAQASILEELNRFFKHPDKPLVLSLCRPDKRKNIAGLIKAFGEDLELQSMANLAVFAGIRKDIYAMQDNERDVLTEMLLLMDKYDLYGKMAIPKRHDFEYEVPELYRIAAENRGVFVNPALTEPFGITLIEAAACGLPIIAPDDGGPMDIVNNCECGVLVDTTNTREIANAAKRIIAGNECWKDYSKAGVMNIREHYTWESHAAKYMEALNETLDSFESTHMDVAVPSDPIGRRLAKLDYFLITDIDNTLIGDDNPHLEELLQLLKRHREHVGFGVATGRTVDSACDYLKRFGVQTPDVIISSVGAEIYYGKHRQFGKGWETHISAKWDREKIVSLLKDFPFLTYQEEDTQRQFKISYNMVPGKDRLAKVHDRLIANKCRYNLIYSHDAYLDILPYRASKGKALRYVSYKWEIPLSHFLVCGDSGNDEEMLRGEPKAIVVGNFSPELEKLKKSRNVYYADRPAAGGILEGIAWYKFIEKIHHTVA from the coding sequence TTGAAAAGCGCTAATGGGTTGTATGTACAATTGTTCAGCATTCACGGGCTGTTGCGGTCAGAGAACCTCGAATTGGGTCATGATGCCGACACCGGCGGGCAGATCAAGTACGTGGTGGAACTGGCCAAAGCGCTTGAAAAACGCGAAGATGTGAGAAAAGTGGAGCTTTTCACGCGGTTGGTGGGTGACAAATCGGTTTCCGAAGACTACGCGCAGCCGATCGAGAAAATAAGTGAAAAGTGCCGTATCGTCAGAATTCAATGCGGGGGGCGAAAATACCGGCGCAAGGAGCTGCTTTGGCCGTACCTCGATGAGTACGTCGACAAATCCATCAAGCACATCAAACGTCAGGAAGAGATTCCCGATGTTGTGCACGGACACTATCCCGACGCCGGATACGTGGCGCTTCAGTTGTCGGAGATCTTCGGCTTGCCCCTGATCTACACGGGGCACTCGCTGGGCCGTTCGAAGCTGAGCCGTCTGTTGAATGAAGGCATGTCTGAAAAGGAGATCGACATAAAGTTCAAAATCGATCACCGCATTCACACGGAAGAGGAGATTTTAAGAAAAGCCGATCTGGTGATAACCAGCACCACGCAGGAAATTGAGGGCCAGTACGGTCTGTACCAGAATAAAAGGTTACCGCGCTTCAAGGTCCTGCCGCCCGGTTTGGACATCGACAAGTTCTACCCCTACTATCACAATTCCCTGCCGGAATACGAAAAAAAAGAAGAGGAGCTGTATGCGCAGGCCTCGATCCTCGAGGAGCTTAATCGCTTTTTCAAGCATCCCGACAAGCCGTTGGTCCTTTCATTGTGCCGCCCCGACAAACGCAAAAACATTGCCGGTCTCATCAAGGCGTTCGGAGAGGACCTGGAACTCCAGTCCATGGCGAACCTGGCGGTGTTTGCCGGTATTCGAAAAGACATTTATGCTATGCAGGACAACGAGCGTGACGTGTTGACCGAAATGCTTTTGCTGATGGACAAGTATGACTTGTACGGCAAGATGGCCATCCCCAAAAGGCACGACTTTGAATATGAAGTGCCTGAGCTCTACCGCATCGCAGCCGAAAATCGCGGCGTGTTCGTCAACCCCGCCCTCACGGAACCTTTCGGCATTACCCTTATCGAGGCAGCCGCCTGCGGGTTGCCCATCATCGCACCCGATGACGGGGGCCCGATGGATATCGTAAACAACTGCGAATGTGGTGTGCTGGTGGATACCACCAATACCCGGGAGATTGCCAATGCAGCCAAGCGCATTATCGCCGGCAACGAATGCTGGAAGGACTATTCCAAAGCCGGGGTCATGAACATCCGCGAGCACTATACGTGGGAAAGTCATGCCGCCAAGTATATGGAAGCCCTCAACGAAACACTTGACAGCTTCGAATCGACCCACATGGACGTTGCCGTTCCTTCCGACCCCATCGGCAGAAGGCTGGCAAAGCTTGACTATTTCCTGATTACCGACATCGACAATACGCTCATCGGCGACGACAATCCGCATCTGGAAGAACTTCTGCAACTATTGAAGCGACACCGGGAACATGTGGGATTCGGCGTGGCCACCGGGCGCACGGTGGACTCGGCGTGCGACTATTTAAAGCGATTCGGTGTCCAGACACCCGATGTGATCATTTCGTCGGTGGGTGCGGAGATATACTATGGCAAGCACAGGCAGTTTGGAAAAGGGTGGGAAACCCATATCTCGGCTAAATGGGATCGGGAAAAAATTGTCAGCCTGCTGAAAGATTTTCCATTTTTAACCTATCAGGAAGAGGACACCCAGCGGCAATTCAAGATAAGCTACAACATGGTGCCGGGAAAAGACCGCCTGGCAAAAGTTCATGACCGCCTGATAGCCAACAAGTGCCGCTACAATCTGATTTATTCCCATGACGCCTACCTGGACATCCTGCCTTACCGGGCTTCGAAGGGTAAAGCCCTGCGTTATGTCAGCTATAAATGGGAGATCCCGTTGTCGCATTTTCTCGTTTGCGGCGATTCCGGCAACGATGAGGAAATGCTGCGCGGTGAGCCAAAGGCCATCGTTGTCGGCAATTTCAGCCCGGAGCTCGAAAAATTGAAAAAGTCGCGCAATGTTTATTATGCCGATCGACCCGCCGCCGGCGGCATTCTCGAAGGCATCGCTTGGTATAAGTTCATCGAGAAAATACACCATACGGTTGCATAA